One genomic window of Fusarium fujikuroi IMI 58289 draft genome, chromosome FFUJ_chr01 includes the following:
- a CDS encoding TCR1-like protein, protein MTTKKEGPKLPKQQLAILAMARIAEPMAYSSVFPYLPSMVSSFGVPTNKVGSWVGITSGVFSIAQSTTAVAWGKASDIYGRKPIIIFGLMSSMICFIIWGMSTNLPMAIIVRAIMGGGNGNVGIIRTVVAELVPERELQPRAFSIMPIVWSLGSIIGPSFGGLLAEPAEQYPQIFGHIEFFKRFPFALPNLILMVFFLFSATIAALFLHETLPSKRGHRDWGLLVGERITRSFKTTRPAPSTRRASFVDGEATSPLLPNKTAPKKRIHEASEHAKKERVLTRATAMNLLIYTLLAFHSVAYDQILSVFLRHPVEKHTPENTSFPFYFSGGFGMKHSEVGTIYTIYGIVCCAVQFLIYPSIVARFGVLRCFRVCCLLMPLAYFLTPYCVLFPTHKGRMIALMGVMFIKAAGIIIAFPSVTILLTNSCTSLRVLGTLNGYATTFSGLGRALGPASTGALFTWGADHGYVVTAWFFLMFIAILGTIPAYLVEEGEGPSASASSSAENSDTENDQASSSSSTILLPEDSAIESEEEEEEELPLTKTKSRSVEQSYGTMSGRK, encoded by the exons ATGACGACCAAGAAGGAAGGTCCAAAGCTGCCCAAGCAGCAGCTGGCAATTCTGG CCATGGCCAGAATTGCAGAACCCATGGCCTACAGCTCAGTCTTCCCATATCTGCCCAGCATGGTCAGCAGCTTTGGTGTTCCTACCAACAAGGTTGGAAGTTGGGTAGGAATCACATCTGGTGTCTTCTCTATAGCACAAAGCACCACTGCAGTGGCTTGGGGGAAGGCTTCCGATATTTATGGTCGAAAACCGATAATCATCTTTGGCCTTATGAGTTCAATGATCTGCTTCATAATATGGGGCATGTCAACGAATTTACCTATGGCCATCATTGTCCGAGCCATCATGGGAGGTGGAAACGGAAATG TTGGTATCATCAGAACAGTGGTTGCTGAGCTGGTGCCTGAGAGGGAACTTCAACCAAGAGCATTCTCCATCATGCCTATCGTGTGGAGTTTGGGTTCCATCATCGGGCCCAGTTTCGGGGGTCTCTTGGCTGAACCTGCAGAACAATATCCCCAAATCTTTGGCCATATCGAGTTCTTTAAGCGGTTTCCCTTTGCGCTACCGAATCTGATTCTCATGGTTTTCTTTCTATTCTCAGCTACCATTGCAGCCCTGTTTCTCCAT GAAACACTCCCTAGCAAGCGAGGACACCGGGATTGGGGTCTCCTGGTAGGCGAGCGTATCACTCGCTCTTTCAAGACCACTCGTCCAGCCCCCTCTACCCGTCGAGCTTCGTTTGTAGATGGCGAAGCTACTTCACCGCTTCTTCCTAACAAGACAGCACCAAAGAAGAGGATACACGAAGCTTCAGAGCATGCAAAGAAGGAACGCGTCCTTACCCGTGCAACAGCCATGAACCTTCTGATTTACACACTTCTCGCATTCCATTCCGTGGCTTACGATCAGATCCTCAGTGTCTTCCTCAGACACCCAGTTGAAAAGCATACTCCTGAGAATACTTCATTTCCATTCTACTTTTCAGGGGGATTTGGCATGAAGCACAGTGAGGTCGGCACAATATACACCATCTATGGCATCGTATGTTGTGCTGTTCAGTTCCTGATCTACCCTTCAATTGTTGCCCGCTTCGGTGTTTTGCGTTGCTTTAGAGTCTGCT GTCTTCTCATGCCACTTGCTTACTTCCTCACCCCTTACTGTGTTCTATTCCCGACACACAAGGGCCGCATGATCGCTCTCATGGGTGTTATGTtcatcaaggctgctggAATCATTATCGCATTTCCATCTGTCACTATCCTTCTGACAAACTCCTGCACTTCTCTCCGTGTACTTGGCACGCTCAACGGTTATGCCACAACCTTCAGTGGTCTAGGTCGTGCACTCGGTCCAGCTTCGACAGGCGCCCTTTTTACCTGGGGCGCCGATCATGGTTACGTTGTAACTGCGTGGTTCTTCCTCATGTTCATTGCTATTCTAGGTACTATCCCGGCTTaccttgttgaagaaggagagggcCCTTCCGCTTCTGCTTCGAGCTCAGCAGAGAATAGTGACACAGAAAACGACCaggcttcgtcttcgtcaagtACGATATTGCTGCCTGAAGATTCCGCGATTGAgtctgaagaggaagaggaagaggagctgCCTTTGACCAAAACTAAGTCAAGGTCTGTAGAGCAAAGCTACGGAACTATGAGCGGACGAAAGTGA
- a CDS encoding related to glutamate carboxypeptidase II, translated as MPDENTPLIQTVRVGPPRRRYPHQTWRRFFTLICSVILFGGFGLFVLQTFFIGPRHHHGHPGSWLPGKSRLSYEELERILLDTPDPKKAEEWSRYYTSGPHLAGANYSQAEWTRDRWENFGVKSEIVAYDAYLNYPVDSSVSILKKSKNGKDWDTTFKASLEEDVIDQDPTTSLENRVPIFHGYSASGNVTASFVYVNYGTYQDYQDLVDAKIDIEGKIAIARYGGIFRGLKVKRAQELGFVGILIYSDPGDDGERTEEKGYKPYPEGPARNPSSVQRGSVEFLSIRPGDPSTPGYPSKPGVPRAPVDDATPSIPSIPISYRDALPILKALNGHGPKSTHFNKYWNRNLGLKYKGIKYNIGPTPDDVVINLYNEQKYVTTPLWDVIGVVNGTIPNEVIVVGNHRDAWIAGGAGDPNSGSAVINEVIRGVGKAVEAGWKPLRTIVFASWDGEEYSLIGSTEWVEEYLPWLTEANVAYVNVDVGVGGPEFTASAAPLLNQIVRDVTNAVPSPNQTIPGQTVNDLWSGRIATMGSGSDFTAFQDHAGIPCIDFGFKERGNSAVYHYHSNYDSFYWMKEYGDVGFKYHRTMAQILGLTIAKLAGTVIIPFSATEYADALGGYLDQVEAKLEPTKDALTEEDIFNIRGAVSSGKPIGNEDDFKTSLKDIRDLLEHFHLKASELDAEAEIAKHQLEQGIPWWIIIEKIRLGHTIVRVNRRYKLLERSFLYEGGLDGRDWFKHVVFAPGIWTGYSGAVFPGWVESIDAKDYINGLKWSAIIGRSINSAIDSLSD; from the exons atgcCAGACGAGAACACGCCTCTCATCCAAACCGTTCGGGTCGGCCCTCCCCGGAGGAGGTATCCTCACCAGACCTGGCGTCGATTCTTCACTCTGATTTGCTCCGTGATTCTCTTCGGCGGTTTTGGCTTATTCGTGTTACAAACCTTTTTCATTGggcctcgtcatcatcacggCCACCCTGGCTCTTGGTTACCCGGCAAGAGCCGTCTAAGCTATGAGGAACTCGAGCGTATCCTCTTAGATACGCCGGAccccaagaaggctgaggaatGGAGCCGTTACTATACATCCGGTCCCCATCTGGCCGGCGCCAACTACTCACAG GCCGAATGGACCAGGGATCGATGGGAAAATTTTGGTGTCAAGTCTGAGATCGTAGCTTATGACGCCTACCTCAACTACCCCGTCGATTCTAGCGTTTCCATTCTGAAGAAATCGAAGAACGGAAAAGACTGGGATACCACTTTCAAGGCCTCTCTCGAGGAAGATGTAATTGACCAAGATCCCACAACGTCCCTCGAAAACCGCGTGCCCATCTTTCACGGCTACTCGGCGAGTGGAAATGTCACTGCTTCCTTCGTCTACGTCAATTATGGAACTTACCAAGACTAtcaagatcttgttgatgcCAAAATTGATATCGAGGGCAAGATTGCTATTGCTCGGTATGGAGGAATCTTTCGAGGCCTCAAAGTCAAACGTGCACAAGAACTCGGTTTCGTTGGCATTCTGATCTACAGTGACcctggtgatgatggagaaagGACCGAGGAGAAGGGGTACAAGCCTTACCCTGAAGGGCCTGCACGTAACCCCAGTTCTGTTCAGCGCGGAAGCGTAGAGTTTCTGAGCATTCGCCCTGGCGATCC ATCTACCCCTGGATATCCTTCCAAGCCTGGTGTTCCCCGAGCACCAGTCGATGATGCAACCCCTTCTATCCCCTCCATTCCTATATCATACCGTGATGCCCTCCCGATCCTCAAAGCCCTGAATGGTCACGGTCCAAAATCCACCCACTTTAACAAGTACTGGAACAGGAATCTCGGCCTCAAGTACAAGGGCATCAAATACAATATCGGTCCCACTCcggatgatgttgttatCAATCTTTACAACGAACAGAAATATGTCACTACCCCTCTCTGGGACGTTATCGGCGTCGTCAATGGTACTATTCCTAATGAAGTTATCGTTGTTGGAAACCACCGAGACGCCTGGATTGCTGGCGGGGCTGGCGATCCCAACAGTGGCTCTGCAGTCATCAACGAGGTCATTCGAGGAGTTGGAAAGGCCGTCGAGGCTGGCTGGAAGCCTCTCCGAACCATCGTCTTCGCGAGCTGGGATGGCGAGGAATACTCACTCATCGGCAGTACCGAATGGGTTGAGGAATATCTCCCATGGCTCACAGAAGCAAATGTCGCCTACGTCAATGTCGACGTTGGCGTCGGCGGTCCCGAATTTACTGCTTCTGCAGCTCCTCTCCTCAATCAGATCGTCCGCGACGTCACAAACGCTGTCCCTTCGCCCAATCAGACTATCCCTGGTCAGACAGTCAATGACCTCTGGTCGGGCAGGATCGCTACCATgggcagtggcagtgatTTCACCGCGTTTCAGGATCATGCTGGCATTCCCTGTATTGACTTTGGTTTCAAGGAGAGAGGTAACAGTGCTGTGTATCACTACCACAGCAACTATGACAGCTTCTACTGGATGAAGGAGTACGGTGACGTTGGATTTAAGTACCACAGGACTATGGCTCAGATCCTTGGTCTGACCATTGCCAAACTTGCTGGGACCGTGATTATTCCATTCAGTGCTACCGAGTACGCTGATGCATTGGGGGGCTATCTTGACCAGGTTGAGGCTAAGTTGGAGCCTACCAAGGACGCTCTTACTGAGGAGGATATTTTCAATATCCGTGGTGCTGTCTCATCAGGCAAGCCGATTGGCAACGAGGACGATTTCAAGACGAGTCTTAAGGATATTCGTGACCTCCTTGAACACTTCCACCTGAAGGCTAGCGAGCTCGACGCTGAAGCTGAAATCGCCAAACATCAGCTTGAGCAAGGTATTCCATGGTGGATCATTATTGAAAAGATTCGTCTCGGCCATACCATCGTCAGGGTCAACAGGAGATATAAGTTACTCGAAAGGAGCTTCCTCTACGAAGGAGGCTTGGACGGACGAGACTGGTTCAAGCATGTTGTTTTTGCGCCCGGGATCTGGACCGGTTATTCTGGAG CTGTTTTCCCTGGTTGGGTCGAGAGCATCGACGCCAAGGACTACATCAACGGTCTCAAGTGGTCCGCCATTATTGGACGCTCCATTAACAGTGCCATTGATAGCCTCTCGGATTAG